One part of the Sulfolobus tengchongensis genome encodes these proteins:
- a CDS encoding alpha/beta hydrolase, producing MPLDPAIKKLLESGFVIPIGKAPVEEVRRIFRQLASSAPKEEVGNVEDIKIPGSETSINARVYFPKIKSPYGILVYFHGGGFVIGDVESYDPLCRAITNACNCVVVSVDYRLAPEHKFPSAVIDSFDATKWVYENADRFEGKMGVAIGGDSAGGNLTAVVALLSKGKLNLKYQILIYPAVGVDYVSRSMIEFSDGFFLTREHIEWFGSQYLRSPADLLDFRFSPIFSQDLSGLPPALIITAEYDPLRDQGEAYANKLLQAGVQVTSVRFNNVIHGFVSFFPLIQQGKSAIGLIGAVLKNAFYGQ from the coding sequence ATGCCACTCGATCCCGCGATTAAGAAATTGTTGGAATCTGGCTTCGTAATACCCATAGGTAAAGCCCCTGTAGAGGAAGTCAGAAGGATTTTTAGGCAATTAGCGTCATCTGCACCTAAGGAAGAAGTGGGAAATGTTGAAGATATAAAGATACCGGGTAGTGAAACCTCTATAAATGCGAGAGTTTATTTTCCTAAAATTAAGAGTCCTTATGGTATATTAGTATACTTTCATGGAGGGGGTTTTGTAATAGGTGATGTGGAATCATATGATCCTTTATGTAGGGCTATAACTAATGCGTGTAATTGTGTTGTTGTCTCTGTGGATTACAGATTAGCTCCAGAACATAAATTTCCTTCAGCGGTAATTGATTCTTTCGATGCAACTAAGTGGGTTTATGAGAACGCAGATAGATTTGAAGGTAAGATGGGTGTAGCAATTGGTGGTGATAGTGCTGGTGGTAATTTAACTGCAGTTGTAGCTCTTTTGTCTAAAGGCAAGTTAAATCTTAAATATCAGATTTTAATCTACCCCGCAGTAGGTGTAGATTATGTTTCAAGGTCAATGATAGAGTTTTCTGATGGATTCTTCTTAACTAGAGAACATATAGAGTGGTTTGGTTCACAATATTTAAGGAGTCCTGCAGATTTATTGGATTTTAGATTTTCGCCAATATTTTCTCAAGATCTGTCTGGATTACCACCAGCACTGATAATTACCGCGGAATACGATCCATTAAGAGATCAAGGAGAGGCATATGCAAATAAACTATTACAAGCTGGAGTCCAGGTGACTAGTGTGAGGTTTAATAACGTTATTCATGGTTTTGTGTCATTTTTCCCACTTATACAACAAGGAAAGAGTGCCATAGGCCTTATAGGAGCAGTGTTAAAAAATGCGTTTTATGGACAATAG